A portion of the Musa acuminata AAA Group cultivar baxijiao chromosome BXJ1-1, Cavendish_Baxijiao_AAA, whole genome shotgun sequence genome contains these proteins:
- the LOC103986309 gene encoding uncharacterized protein LOC103986309 isoform X6, giving the protein MEDARSRSGGSSEQSADADVLGDRSRRAAPFADRLGDYAEIFADHAGSISIPFLDLPPALDGFDAAAPVRTRGAGFDYSDVFGGVDSGESAALHDELFAAPKLEETCSSKGRTREEATCSQHMTREPKVTPEQSHGGRMTCQEGDRSSPNSTPSDICSTQFNVSYNKSSQGSKEGAMSGKTHITQLHAIPAFSFVVDTDTPFQTIGGDGPRNMLNEGVDNRKDQNKVLSASSGNISKSSENYLRADQKNTNRYPVSDNGHANASHHSHSFSHSISNGNVPPSDTVFFTASEFSLQTQPLRVPPPSRPSPRLYDKQELSKQRLSSSSKFGLDEVSFLKSIPKEKDFHVRQEVVKDNSPSFTDVQVDISSAAAASVAAVKEAMELAQAKLKRAKQLMERKHGILRNSRNLGHLESMKYKEQKLCQASPRREDFDEMLVASERRQEVTSTAKLTPCDEKKEKVKFTEEEGKARQVNDLKSSELLNRSAGKYNELVSSENHILIEEVSERKDFTRKTKIITMIGEIKQNESTNDTLACQTESNRNLQKDKAAPVVCVHEDNSNLEAHVSHTEEVEKPGEVHKLHIQEEVTKAPCAGEETLSSARSEKKMEPSYYCKLHYTHVDKEENSKLKSALGKSGAAKPQDQNYSKEIDITNIAPVPGKGEDKFNMASVTVVQEEMDIEVPYVSCVSKGEGRVAASKCTDSEKTRREGKQCDAENVNRSEGMMVVHEQERREELNMKQQTCLSAENEIRFKEDKEADELEEVLKKWKTSGRTTTLEDQEKLIKATKAAFWLNYDGNNPKETQLELQQRDKKKDATPEPYNLENFEGQNKYERGFQVCGNEGIIEIQVEPHFMDKIFSINTIPIICNRPLHMALNAQPSNLSENEGNLSYSSLIATDRLPVASQKIILDTKKTEQKEKELMEKKGVQIKKPSRNLKEKEKERIQEQEEEKTRLLREAIEREEKLVEEERTRLWEETKDRVTKLEEEKKQGRLLEEANERERKLKEEKERARLSEEAKEIEWQMEEEELAKLLEKGKDSIMKEEEEQAKLFKEAIMREMKVEMARVRSLEEAKERDRKEEEERARLLEEAKKRERKLEEEERARLLEEANEWERGREKDRLAEERAIHEAHERAFTEARERAERMAVERITSEARQRALKEAQEKAKKTSCDALDKSLTEKASRDARLRAERAAVERATAEARERAIERALAVKVAADAREHAERYNATSRDTTRKENVTEECSNTRDKDGPLDAQFQSTSSLNSYQANSDSNYQQSSNFGESALRCKARLERHQRIAERAAKALAEKNMRDVLAQREQAEKNMTNLNKTVVVEVGRVPGW; this is encoded by the exons ATGGAGGACGCTCGGAGCCGAAGCGGCGGCAGctccgagcagtccgccgacgccGACGTCCTCGGCGATCGGTCCAGGCGTGCTGCCCCATTCGCTGATCGCCTGGGCGACTACGCCGAGATCTTTGCCGACCACGCTGGTTCGATCTCCATTCCGTTTCTCGATCTACCGCCGGCTCTGGACGGCTTCGATGCTGCTGCCCCTGTCCGGACCCGGGGCGCCGGCTTCGACTACTCCGATGTGTTCGGGGGTGTAGACTCTGGAGAGTCCGCCGCTCTGCACGATGAGCTCTTTGCGGCGCCTAAGCTGGAGGAGACTTGTTCTTCGAAAGGGAG GACTAGAGAGGAAGCAACATGCAGCCAGCACATGACGAGAGAACCGAAAGTCACCCCAGAACAGTCACATGGGGGTCGTATGACTTGTCAAGAAGGTGATAGGTCCTCACCAAATTCCACTCCTTCAGATATTTGTTCCACACAATTCAATGTGTCATATAACAAGAGTAGCCAAGGAAGTAAAGAGGGTGCAATGAGTGGAAAAACACATATAACTCAACTTCATGCCATTCCTGCATTTAGCTTTGTTGTTGACACAGACACCCCCTTCCAGACTATTGGAGGTGACGGCCCTCGAAACATGTTAAATGAAGGAGTAGATAACAGGAAAGACCAAAATAAAGTTTTAAGTGCCTCTTCTGGCAATATTTCAAAGAGTTCAGAAAATTACTTGAGAGCAGATCAGAAGAATACCAATAGATATCCTGTTTCTGATAATGGGCATGCAAATGCAAGTCATCATTCACACTCTTTTAGTCATTCCATATCAAATGGGAATGTACCACCCTCTGATACTGTGTTTTTTACTGCATCTGAATTCAGTCTTCAGACACAACCATTGAGAGTGCCACCACCATCAAGGCCATCTCCTAGGTTATATGATAAGCAAGAACTCTCCAAACAAAGGTTGTCGTCAAGTTCAAAATTTGGTCTGGATGAAGTAAGCTTCCTAAAATCAATTCCTAAAGAAAAAGACTTCCATGTGCGTCAAGAGGTTGTCAAGGACAACTCTCCTAGCTTCACTGATGTGCAGGTCGATATTAGTTCAGCTGCTGCAGCTTCTGTTGCTGCTGTAAAAGAAGCAATGGAACTTGCTCAAGCTAAACTAAAAAGGGCAAAACAGTTGATGGAAAGAAAACATGGTATCCTTCGGAACAGCAGGAATCTAGGTCACCTTGAAAGCATGAAATATAAAGAACAAAAACTGTGTCAAGCGTCACCGAGGCGTGAAGATTTTGATGAAATGCTAGTTGCTTCAGAGAGAAGACAGGAAGTTACAAGTACTGCCAAACTGACTCCATGTGAtgaaaagaaggaaaaagttAAATTTACCGAAGAGGAAGGAAAGGCAAGGCAAGTAAATGACTTGAAATCATCTGAATTGCTCAATAGATCAGCAGGCAAATACAATGAGCTGGTGAGCAGTGAGAATCACATACTGATTGAAGAGGTATCTGAGAGGAAAGATTTTACGAGGAAAACAAAAATTATTACAATGATCGGTGAGATCAAACAAAATGAGAGCACAAATGATACACTGGCTTGTCAAACTGAAAGCAACAGGAACTTGCAGAAAGATAAGGCAGCACCTGTGGTTTGTGTACATGAAGACAATTCTAACTTAGAAGCTCATGTGTCTCATACGGAGGAAGTTGAGAAGCCAGGAGAGGTTCACAAACTCCACATACAAGAAGAGGTAACAAAAGCACCATGTGCAGGTGAAGAGACTCTTTCATCTGCAAGGAGTGAAAAGAAAATGGAACCTTCATATTACTGTAAGCTTCACTATACTCATGTTGACAAAGAAGAAAACAGCAAACTGAAATCTGCTTTAGGGAAGTCAGGAGCTGCTAAACCTCAAGATCAAAACTATTCAAAGGAAATTGACATCACTAACATAGCTCCTGTACCTGGTAAGGGTGAAGATAAGTTTAACATGGCCAGTGTCACTGTTGTGCAAGAAGAAATGGATATTGAAGTGCCTTATGTATCATGTGTATCAAAAGGGGAGGGAAGAGTAGCAGCTTCTAAGTGCACAGATTCTGAAAAGACAAGGAGAGAAGGAAAGCAATGTGATGCCGAGAATGTAAATCGATCTGAAGGAATGATGGTAGTGCATGAGCAGGAAAGACGAGAGGAACTAAATATGAAACAGCAGACATGCTTATCTGCAGAAAATGAAATAAGATTTAAAGAAGATAAAGAAGCTGATGAACTTGAAGAGGTTCTGAAGAAATGGAAAACATCAGGAAGAACAACAACACTTGAAGACCAAGAGAAGCTGATCAAAGCAACAAAAGCTGCCTTCTGGCTAAATTATGATGGAAATAATCCAAAAGAAACTCAGCTTGAACTGCAGCAAAGGGACAAGAAAAAAGATGCAACCCCAGAGCCATACAACCTGGAAAACTTTGAGGGACAGAATAAATATGAAAGAGGTTTTCAAGTTTGTGGAAATGAAGGTATTATAGAAATTCAAGTTGAGCCTCATTTTATGGATAAAATATTCTCCATAAATACAATTCCAATTATCTGCAACAGGCCTCTTCACATGGCTTTGAATGCCCAGCCATCTAATTTATCGGAAAATGAAGGTAACTTATCATATTCATCTCTAATTGCAACTGATAGACTTCCTGTGGCTTCTCAAAAGATTATTTTGGATACTAAGAAAAccgaacaaaaagaaaaagaattaatgGAGAAAAAAGGAGTACAGATAAAGAAACCATCaagaaatttaaaagaaaaagagaaggaaagaattcaAGAACAAGAGGAAGAGAAAACAAGGTTATTGCGAGAAGCAATTGAGAGAGAAGAAAAATTAGTAGAGGAAGAGAGAACAAGATTATGGGAAGAAACAAAAGACAGGGTAACAAAattggaagaagagaaaaagcaAGGAAGGTTACTAGAAGAAGCCAATGAGAGGGAAAGAAaattgaaagaagaaaaagaacgagCAAGGTTATCAGAAGAAGCAAAAGAGATTGAATGGCAAATGGAAGAAGAGGAGCTAGCAAAGTTGttagaaaaaggaaaagatagtataatgaaagaagaagaggagcaagcAAAGTTGTTCAAAGAAGCAATAATGAGGGAAATGAAAGTAGAAATGGCACGAGTAAGGTCATTAGAGGAAGCAAAGGAGAGAgataggaaagaagaagaggaacgaGCACGGTTATTAGAAGAAGCAAAAAAGAGGGAAAGGAAAttagaagaagaggagagggcAAGGTTATTAGAAGAAGCAAACGAGTgggagagaggaagagaaaagGACCGACTTGCCGAGGAAAGAGCAATCCATGAAGCACATGAAAGGGCATTTACTGAAGCCAGAGAAAGGGCAGAAAGGATGGCTGTAGAGAGGATTACTTCTGAGGCTCGGCAAAGAGCACTAAAGGAAGCCCAAGAAAAGGCAAAGAAGACCTCTTGTGATGCTCTGGACAAATCATTAACTGAGAAGGCTTCTAGAGATGCTAGGTTAAGGGCTGAGCGTGCTGCAGTTGAACGGGCCACTGCAGAAGCTCGTGAGCGTGCTATAGAAAGAGCACTTGCTGTAAAAGTTGCTGCAGATGCCAGAGAGCATGCTGAGAGATACAATGCTACTTCTAGAGACACAACAAGGAAAGAAAATGTGACGGAAGAGTGTTCAAATACCAGAGATAAG GATGGCCCACTTGATGCACAATTTCAAAGTACTAGTTCTTTGAACAGTTACCAAGCAAATTCAGATTCTAATTATCAACAGAGTAGTAATTTTG GTGAATCAGCTTTAAGGTGTAAAGCTAGACTAGAGAGGCATCAGAGAATAGCTGAACGTGCT GCCAAAGCTCTTGCAGAAAAAAACATGCGGGATGTTCTTGCACAAAGAGAGCAAGCTGAGAAAAAT ATGACCAATCTCAATAAAACTGTGGTAGTAGAGGTTGGCAGAGTACCTGGATGGTGA
- the LOC103986309 gene encoding uncharacterized protein LOC103986309 isoform X8: MEDARSRSGGSSEQSADADVLGDRSRRAAPFADRLGDYAEIFADHAGSISIPFLDLPPALDGFDAAAPVRTRGAGFDYSDVFGGVDSGESAALHDELFAAPKLEETCSSKGRTREEATCSQHMTREPKVTPEQSHGGRMTCQEGDRSSPNSTPSDICSTQFNVSYNKSSQGSKEGAMSGKTHITQLHAIPAFSFVVDTDTPFQTIGGDGPRNMLNEGVDNRKDQNKVLSASSGNISKSSENYLRADQKNTNRYPVSDNGHANASHHSHSFSHSISNGNVPPSDTVFFTASEFSLQTQPLRVPPPSRPSPRLYDKQELSKQRLSSSSKFGLDEVSFLKSIPKEKDFHVRQEVVKDNSPSFTDVQVDISSAAAASVAAVKEAMELAQAKLKRAKQLMERKHGILRNSRNLGHLESMKYKEQKLCQASPRREDFDEMLVASERRQEVTSTAKLTPCDEKKEKVKFTEEEGKARQVNDLKSSELLNRSAGKYNELVSSENHILIEEVSERKDFTRKTKIITMIGEIKQNESTNDTLACQTESNRNLQKDKAAPVVCVHEDNSNLEAHVSHTEEVEKPGEVHKLHIQEEVTKAPCAGEETLSSARSEKKMEPSYYCKLHYTHVDKEENSKLKSALGKSGAAKPQDQNYSKEIDITNIAPVPGKGEDKFNMASVTVVQEEMDIEVPYVSCVSKGEGRVAASKCTDSEKTRREGKQCDAENVNRSEGMMVVHEQERREELNMKQQTCLSAENEIRFKEDKEADELEEVLKKWKTSGRTTTLEDQEKLIKATKAAFWLNYDGNNPKETQLELQQRDKKKDATPEPYNLENFEGQNKYERGFQVCGNEGIIEIQVEPHFMDKIFSINTIPIICNRPLHMALNAQPSNLSENEGNLSYSSLIATDRLPVASQKIILDTKKTEQKEKELMEKKGVQIKKPSRNLKEKEKERIQEQEEEKTRLLREAIEREEKLVEEERTRLWEETKDRVTKLEEEKKQGRLLEEANERERKLKEEKERARLSEEAKEIEWQMEEEELAKLLEKGKDSIMKEEEEQAKLFKEAIMREMKVEMARVRSLEEAKERDRKEEEERARLLEEAKKRERKLEEEERARLLEEANEWERGREKDRLAEERAIHEAHERAFTEARERAERMAVERITSEARQRALKEAQEKAKKTSCDALDKSLTEKASRDARLRAERAAVERATAEARERAIERALAVKVAADAREHAERYNATSRDTTRKENVTEECSNTRDKDGPLDAQFQSTSSLNSYQANSDSNYQQSESALRCKARLERHQRIAERAAKALAEKNMRDVLAQREQAEKN, from the exons ATGGAGGACGCTCGGAGCCGAAGCGGCGGCAGctccgagcagtccgccgacgccGACGTCCTCGGCGATCGGTCCAGGCGTGCTGCCCCATTCGCTGATCGCCTGGGCGACTACGCCGAGATCTTTGCCGACCACGCTGGTTCGATCTCCATTCCGTTTCTCGATCTACCGCCGGCTCTGGACGGCTTCGATGCTGCTGCCCCTGTCCGGACCCGGGGCGCCGGCTTCGACTACTCCGATGTGTTCGGGGGTGTAGACTCTGGAGAGTCCGCCGCTCTGCACGATGAGCTCTTTGCGGCGCCTAAGCTGGAGGAGACTTGTTCTTCGAAAGGGAG GACTAGAGAGGAAGCAACATGCAGCCAGCACATGACGAGAGAACCGAAAGTCACCCCAGAACAGTCACATGGGGGTCGTATGACTTGTCAAGAAGGTGATAGGTCCTCACCAAATTCCACTCCTTCAGATATTTGTTCCACACAATTCAATGTGTCATATAACAAGAGTAGCCAAGGAAGTAAAGAGGGTGCAATGAGTGGAAAAACACATATAACTCAACTTCATGCCATTCCTGCATTTAGCTTTGTTGTTGACACAGACACCCCCTTCCAGACTATTGGAGGTGACGGCCCTCGAAACATGTTAAATGAAGGAGTAGATAACAGGAAAGACCAAAATAAAGTTTTAAGTGCCTCTTCTGGCAATATTTCAAAGAGTTCAGAAAATTACTTGAGAGCAGATCAGAAGAATACCAATAGATATCCTGTTTCTGATAATGGGCATGCAAATGCAAGTCATCATTCACACTCTTTTAGTCATTCCATATCAAATGGGAATGTACCACCCTCTGATACTGTGTTTTTTACTGCATCTGAATTCAGTCTTCAGACACAACCATTGAGAGTGCCACCACCATCAAGGCCATCTCCTAGGTTATATGATAAGCAAGAACTCTCCAAACAAAGGTTGTCGTCAAGTTCAAAATTTGGTCTGGATGAAGTAAGCTTCCTAAAATCAATTCCTAAAGAAAAAGACTTCCATGTGCGTCAAGAGGTTGTCAAGGACAACTCTCCTAGCTTCACTGATGTGCAGGTCGATATTAGTTCAGCTGCTGCAGCTTCTGTTGCTGCTGTAAAAGAAGCAATGGAACTTGCTCAAGCTAAACTAAAAAGGGCAAAACAGTTGATGGAAAGAAAACATGGTATCCTTCGGAACAGCAGGAATCTAGGTCACCTTGAAAGCATGAAATATAAAGAACAAAAACTGTGTCAAGCGTCACCGAGGCGTGAAGATTTTGATGAAATGCTAGTTGCTTCAGAGAGAAGACAGGAAGTTACAAGTACTGCCAAACTGACTCCATGTGAtgaaaagaaggaaaaagttAAATTTACCGAAGAGGAAGGAAAGGCAAGGCAAGTAAATGACTTGAAATCATCTGAATTGCTCAATAGATCAGCAGGCAAATACAATGAGCTGGTGAGCAGTGAGAATCACATACTGATTGAAGAGGTATCTGAGAGGAAAGATTTTACGAGGAAAACAAAAATTATTACAATGATCGGTGAGATCAAACAAAATGAGAGCACAAATGATACACTGGCTTGTCAAACTGAAAGCAACAGGAACTTGCAGAAAGATAAGGCAGCACCTGTGGTTTGTGTACATGAAGACAATTCTAACTTAGAAGCTCATGTGTCTCATACGGAGGAAGTTGAGAAGCCAGGAGAGGTTCACAAACTCCACATACAAGAAGAGGTAACAAAAGCACCATGTGCAGGTGAAGAGACTCTTTCATCTGCAAGGAGTGAAAAGAAAATGGAACCTTCATATTACTGTAAGCTTCACTATACTCATGTTGACAAAGAAGAAAACAGCAAACTGAAATCTGCTTTAGGGAAGTCAGGAGCTGCTAAACCTCAAGATCAAAACTATTCAAAGGAAATTGACATCACTAACATAGCTCCTGTACCTGGTAAGGGTGAAGATAAGTTTAACATGGCCAGTGTCACTGTTGTGCAAGAAGAAATGGATATTGAAGTGCCTTATGTATCATGTGTATCAAAAGGGGAGGGAAGAGTAGCAGCTTCTAAGTGCACAGATTCTGAAAAGACAAGGAGAGAAGGAAAGCAATGTGATGCCGAGAATGTAAATCGATCTGAAGGAATGATGGTAGTGCATGAGCAGGAAAGACGAGAGGAACTAAATATGAAACAGCAGACATGCTTATCTGCAGAAAATGAAATAAGATTTAAAGAAGATAAAGAAGCTGATGAACTTGAAGAGGTTCTGAAGAAATGGAAAACATCAGGAAGAACAACAACACTTGAAGACCAAGAGAAGCTGATCAAAGCAACAAAAGCTGCCTTCTGGCTAAATTATGATGGAAATAATCCAAAAGAAACTCAGCTTGAACTGCAGCAAAGGGACAAGAAAAAAGATGCAACCCCAGAGCCATACAACCTGGAAAACTTTGAGGGACAGAATAAATATGAAAGAGGTTTTCAAGTTTGTGGAAATGAAGGTATTATAGAAATTCAAGTTGAGCCTCATTTTATGGATAAAATATTCTCCATAAATACAATTCCAATTATCTGCAACAGGCCTCTTCACATGGCTTTGAATGCCCAGCCATCTAATTTATCGGAAAATGAAGGTAACTTATCATATTCATCTCTAATTGCAACTGATAGACTTCCTGTGGCTTCTCAAAAGATTATTTTGGATACTAAGAAAAccgaacaaaaagaaaaagaattaatgGAGAAAAAAGGAGTACAGATAAAGAAACCATCaagaaatttaaaagaaaaagagaaggaaagaattcaAGAACAAGAGGAAGAGAAAACAAGGTTATTGCGAGAAGCAATTGAGAGAGAAGAAAAATTAGTAGAGGAAGAGAGAACAAGATTATGGGAAGAAACAAAAGACAGGGTAACAAAattggaagaagagaaaaagcaAGGAAGGTTACTAGAAGAAGCCAATGAGAGGGAAAGAAaattgaaagaagaaaaagaacgagCAAGGTTATCAGAAGAAGCAAAAGAGATTGAATGGCAAATGGAAGAAGAGGAGCTAGCAAAGTTGttagaaaaaggaaaagatagtataatgaaagaagaagaggagcaagcAAAGTTGTTCAAAGAAGCAATAATGAGGGAAATGAAAGTAGAAATGGCACGAGTAAGGTCATTAGAGGAAGCAAAGGAGAGAgataggaaagaagaagaggaacgaGCACGGTTATTAGAAGAAGCAAAAAAGAGGGAAAGGAAAttagaagaagaggagagggcAAGGTTATTAGAAGAAGCAAACGAGTgggagagaggaagagaaaagGACCGACTTGCCGAGGAAAGAGCAATCCATGAAGCACATGAAAGGGCATTTACTGAAGCCAGAGAAAGGGCAGAAAGGATGGCTGTAGAGAGGATTACTTCTGAGGCTCGGCAAAGAGCACTAAAGGAAGCCCAAGAAAAGGCAAAGAAGACCTCTTGTGATGCTCTGGACAAATCATTAACTGAGAAGGCTTCTAGAGATGCTAGGTTAAGGGCTGAGCGTGCTGCAGTTGAACGGGCCACTGCAGAAGCTCGTGAGCGTGCTATAGAAAGAGCACTTGCTGTAAAAGTTGCTGCAGATGCCAGAGAGCATGCTGAGAGATACAATGCTACTTCTAGAGACACAACAAGGAAAGAAAATGTGACGGAAGAGTGTTCAAATACCAGAGATAAG GATGGCCCACTTGATGCACAATTTCAAAGTACTAGTTCTTTGAACAGTTACCAAGCAAATTCAGATTCTAATTATCAACAGA GTGAATCAGCTTTAAGGTGTAAAGCTAGACTAGAGAGGCATCAGAGAATAGCTGAACGTGCT GCCAAAGCTCTTGCAGAAAAAAACATGCGGGATGTTCTTGCACAAAGAGAGCAAGCTGAGAAAAAT TAG